A DNA window from Pseudorasbora parva isolate DD20220531a chromosome 19, ASM2467924v1, whole genome shotgun sequence contains the following coding sequences:
- the susd5 gene encoding sushi domain-containing protein 5 — translation MGRACHRELALALLPLLGYLVCLTRAEVSPLGRVFLLELESFSKAGQEEGFEAATHACITQGARVASGADLHHAVLECAFSACSRGWLSGPSVGTTVCSGVPGSLRPVDVQLENFTADTERLGVFCVKDSDAPCGQPPSFPHSHLQGKTGLDLGDELLYACDPGYKLPNGETAFSLLCDSCGEWYGLVQHCVKDDPEGHIDYEDKFTDGHLREEHHISLIPGGTQSTDRELEEFTPAPDSVVSEEGEEENDEDSKASVTEPPVSQLSQKHMFWFPSEAFNEGKEHPGITMDSSSAKSPSEDDNHMKVKTSDSQSDPETIPEEHDHPTDPPTNEPASPSAGGTDESWLDGYPVSEGKDEDKVGGESTGEAGPEQGAESESVTGRSEVEVFEDETKNPVEEETGGLIYSPDEEEDGEMKKPEEKIHRKGDEEELGKETTRLEKEESVETQYEDTTEEPAEDKMENPEETDSKTLGIDGVTDSPNGVEMKTTTFLTPITLSPDDIALHKRPMSYTPASAPENVSTSQGGLGPENMSTPSGMVSLEDEITSIPTPVIKDPWKTIDSGHFLDHIPDHVPTEIPENRSVMERGGDPSLEQQEHAGEGSCAEDPCRGSGRGPMIAAIIIGVVAAVVGVGLGVWFYKKRQQKSSHYQLNGTNRQTQCIELQQTV, via the exons ATGGGGCGAGCCTGTCACCGGGAGCTCGCGCTCGCGCTCCTGCCGCTGCTGGGATACCTGGTTTGCCTGACGCGCGCGGAAG TCTCTCCATTAGGACGTGTGTTCTTACTGGAGTTGGAGAGTTTTTCAAAAGCTGGACAGGAGGAAGGGTTCGAGGCAGCGACGCACGCCTGCATTACTCAGGGGGCGCGGGTGGCATCTGGGGCCGACCTGCATCACGCAGTGCTGGAATGTGCCTTCTCGGCCTGCTCGCGGGGTTGGCTCTCCGGACCGAGCGTGGG GACCACGGTGTGCAGCGGCGTCCCGGGGAGCTTGAGGCCAGTTGACGTTCAGCTGGAGAATTTTACCGCCGACACTGAGAGACTGGGCGTATTCTGTGTGAAAGATAGCG ATGCTCCATGTGGGCAGCCTCCTTCATTCCCACACTCACATCTGCAGGGGAAAACTGGGCTGGATCTGGGCGATGAACTCCTGTACGCCTGTGACCCGGGATACAAACTGCCCAATGGAGAAACGGCCTTCAGCCTGCTTTGCGACAGCTGTGGAGAATGGTACGGCCTGGTCCAGCACTGCGTCAAAG ATGATCCTGAAGGCCACATCGACTATGAGGATAAGTTCACAGATGGCCATCTGAGGGAGGAGCATCATATTTCCTTGATTCCAGGAGGAACGCAGTCAACTGATCGTGAATTAGAAGAATTCACTCCTGCGCCTGATTCAGTTGTGTCAGaagagggggaggaggagaaTGATGAAGATTCAAAAGCATCCGTCACTGAACCTCCAGTGTCTCAGCTCAGTCAGAAACACATGTTCTGGTTCCCTTCAGAGGCCTTCAATGAAGGGAAGGAGCATCCAGGTATCACTATGGATTCCTCCTCTGCTAAAAGCCCCAGTGAAGATGATAATCACATGAAGGTCAAAACATCCGACAGCCAATCGGATCCCGAAACGATCCCAGAGGAACATGACCATCCGACTGATCCTCCCACCAATGAGCCTGCCAGTCCTAGTGCCGGAGGCACAGATGAATCCTGGCTAGATGGATATCCTGTTTCTGAAGGTAAAGATGAAGATAAAGTTGGAGGCGAGTCCACAGGGGAGGCGGGGCCAGAACAGGGGGCGGAGTCAGAGAGCGTGACTGGTCGCTCAGAAGTGGAGGTGTTTGAGGATGAAACCAAAAACCCTGTGGAAGAAGAGACCGGAGGTTTAATTTACAGTCCTGATGAGGAAGAAGATGGAGAAATGAAAAAACCTGAGGAGAAGATCCACAGGAAAGGAGACGAGGAGGAGCTTGGCAAAGAGACAACCCGACTTGAAAAGGAAGAATCTGTTGAAACACAATATGAGGACACGACTGAAGAACCTGCAGAAGATAAAATGGAGAACCCAGAGGAAACAGACTCTAAAACATTGGGGATTGATGGTGTTACAGACAGTCCAAATGGTGTGGAGATGAAAACCACCACCTTCCTTACTCCGATCACACTCAGCCCAGATGATATTGCTCTGCACAAGCGGCCCATGTCGTACACACCGGCGTCCGCTCCTGAAAATGTGAGCACCAGTCAAGGGGGTTTGGGTCCCGAGAACATGTCCACACCTTCAGGGATGGTAAGTCTGGAGGATGAAATTACTAGCATTCCCACACCCGTCATTAAGGATCCATGGAAAACCATTGACAGCGGCCACTTCCTGGACCATATCCCTGATCATGTCCCGACTGAAATCCCTGAAAACCGGAGTGTGATGGAGCGAGGTGGAGATCCCAGCCTGGAGCAGCAGGAGCATGCCGGGGAGGGTTCTTGTGCGGAAGACCCCTGTCGCGGTTCAGGCCGCGGGCCGATGATCGCAGCTATTATAATTGGCGTGGTAGCGGCCGTGGTGGGTGTGGGCTTAGGGGTTTGGTTTTATAAAAAGAGGCAACAGAAGAGCTCGCACTACCAGCTCAATGGGACTAACAGGCAAACGCAGTGCATTGAATTACAACAGACTGTGTGA